One genomic segment of Kribbella jejuensis includes these proteins:
- a CDS encoding glutamate synthase subunit beta, translating into MADPKGFLTTGREVADRRPVGERVQDWKEVYPGGPGKALLPIIGKQAGRCMDCGIPFCHNGCPLGNLIPEWNDLVWRDDWSSAIERLHATNNFPEFTGRLCPAPCETACVLGINQDPVTIKNVEVAIIDKAWETGDVKPQPPEWLTGKTIAVVGSGPAGLAAAQQLTRAGHTVAVYERADAPGGLLRYGIPEFKMEKLQVDRRIQQMKDEGTVFRSGVNVGVDVTGTQLKQRYDAVVIATGATAARDLPVPGREYGGIHQAMEYLPQANRVALGQTVENQIVATGKDVVIIGGGDTGADCLGTAHRQGARSVTQLEIMPRPSDERPAGQPWPTYPMIYRVASAHEEGGERVYAVSTVNFEADADGNVSALNLVEVKFADGKFAPVEGTERTIPAQLVLLAMGFLGPEREGFLEQLGVELDERGNVKRDKQYQTSVDGVFACGDAGRGQSLIVWAIAEGRSCAGGVDAHLTGSSTLPTPIPPTARPLAV; encoded by the coding sequence ATGGCTGACCCGAAGGGATTCCTGACCACCGGCCGCGAGGTCGCCGACCGGCGGCCGGTCGGCGAGCGGGTCCAGGACTGGAAAGAGGTCTACCCCGGCGGGCCGGGCAAGGCGCTGCTGCCGATCATCGGCAAGCAGGCCGGTCGCTGTATGGACTGCGGTATCCCGTTCTGCCACAACGGCTGCCCGCTGGGCAACCTGATCCCGGAGTGGAACGACCTGGTCTGGCGCGACGACTGGTCGAGCGCGATCGAGCGGCTGCACGCGACCAACAACTTCCCGGAGTTCACCGGGCGGCTGTGCCCGGCGCCGTGCGAGACCGCCTGCGTGCTCGGCATCAACCAGGACCCGGTGACGATCAAGAACGTCGAGGTCGCGATCATCGACAAGGCCTGGGAGACCGGCGACGTCAAGCCGCAGCCGCCCGAATGGCTGACCGGTAAGACGATCGCGGTCGTCGGGTCCGGTCCGGCCGGCCTGGCCGCGGCGCAGCAGCTGACCCGCGCGGGGCACACCGTCGCGGTGTACGAGCGCGCCGACGCCCCGGGCGGCCTGCTGCGGTACGGCATTCCCGAGTTCAAGATGGAGAAGCTGCAGGTCGACCGGCGGATCCAGCAGATGAAGGACGAGGGGACCGTCTTCCGCTCCGGCGTCAACGTCGGCGTGGACGTCACCGGTACGCAGCTCAAGCAGCGCTACGACGCGGTCGTGATCGCGACCGGCGCCACCGCGGCGCGCGACCTGCCGGTACCGGGCCGCGAGTACGGTGGGATCCACCAGGCGATGGAGTACCTGCCGCAGGCGAACCGGGTCGCGCTCGGCCAGACCGTCGAGAACCAGATCGTTGCTACCGGCAAGGACGTGGTGATCATCGGCGGCGGCGACACCGGTGCCGACTGCCTCGGTACGGCGCACCGCCAGGGGGCCCGCTCGGTCACCCAGCTGGAGATCATGCCGCGGCCGTCGGACGAGCGCCCGGCCGGGCAGCCGTGGCCGACGTACCCGATGATCTACCGGGTCGCCTCCGCGCACGAGGAGGGCGGCGAGCGGGTGTACGCCGTCTCCACGGTGAACTTCGAGGCCGATGCCGACGGCAACGTGTCGGCACTGAACCTGGTCGAGGTGAAGTTTGCCGACGGCAAGTTCGCGCCGGTCGAAGGGACCGAGCGGACCATCCCGGCGCAGCTGGTGCTGCTGGCGATGGGCTTCCTCGGCCCGGAGCGCGAGGGCTTCCTCGAGCAGCTCGGTGTCGAGCTCGACGAGCGCGGAAACGTCAAGCGGGACAAGCAGTACCAGACCTCGGTCGACGGCGTGTTCGCCTGCGGTGACGCCGGTCGCGGCCAGTCGCTGATCGTCTGGGCGATCGCCGAGGGCCGGTCCTGCGCCGGCGGCGTCGACGCGCACCTGACCGGTTCGTCCACGCTGCCGACGCCGATCCCGCCGACCGCACGGCCGCTCGCGGTCTGA